One Megalops cyprinoides isolate fMegCyp1 chromosome 17, fMegCyp1.pri, whole genome shotgun sequence DNA window includes the following coding sequences:
- the LOC118791792 gene encoding ribonucleoside-diphosphate reductase subunit M2 isoform X2, translated as MLTTRSPLSKKNENGVVSKMDRLSLTDKENTPPSLNTTRILASKTARKIFEDAEVRDMADRKGSVEEEPLLRDNPRRFVIFPIQYHDIWQMYKKAEASFWTAEEVDLSKDLQHWESLKDEERYFISHVLAFFAASDGIVNENLVERFSQEVQVTEARCFYGFQIAMENIHSEMYSLLIDTYIKDPKEREYLFNAIETLPCVKKKADWALNWIGNMNAQYGERVVAFAAVEGIFFSGSFAAIFWLKKRGLMPGLTFSNELISRDEGLHCDFACLMFKHLVNKPSEATVKKIIMNAVEIEQEFLTQALPVKLIGMNCDLMKQYIEFVADRLMLELGFSKIYRVENPFDFMENISLEGKTNFFEKRVGEYQRMGVMSGTVDNTFRLDADF; from the exons ATGCTGACCACTCGCTCTCCTCTTTCCAAGAAAAACGAAAACGGCGTCGTTTCGAAAATGGACCGACTTTCGCTGACTGATAAAGAGAACACC CCACCCAGCCTCAACACTACCCGGATACTGGCTTCTAAAACGGCGCGGAAAATCTTTGAGGACGCAGAGGTGAGAGACATGGCTGATCGT AAAGGAAGCGTGGAAGAGGAGCCGCTTTTGAGAGACAACCCCCGCCGCTTCGTCATCTTCCCCATCCAGTACCACGACATCTGGCAGATGTATAAGAAAGCCGAGGCCTCCTTCTGGACGGCCGAGGAG GTTGACCTTTCCAAAGACCTGCAGCACTGGGAGTCCCTAAAGGATGAAGAGCGATACTTCATCTCCCACGTACTGGCGTTCTTCGCTGCCAGTGATGGCATCGTTAATGAGAACCTG GTGGAACGCTTCAGCCAGGAGGTTCAGGTGACGGAGGCGCGCTGTTTCTATGGTTTCCAAATTGCCATGGAGAACATACACTCAGAGATGTACAGCCTGCTCATCGACACGTACATCAAGGATCCCAAAGAGAG GGAATACCTTTTCAATGCCATCGAGACGTTGCCCTGTGTGAAGAAGAAGGCTGACTGGGCCCTAAACTGGATCGGGAACATGAACGCTCAGTACG GTGAGCGCGTGGTGGCCTTCGCTGCCGTTGAAGGAATCTTCTTCTCCGGATCGTTTGCCGCCATTTTCTGGCTGAAGAAGAGGGGTCTGATGCCTGGGCTCACCTTCTCCAACGAGCTGATCAGCAGAGACGAG GGTCTTCATTGTGACTTCGCCTGCCTCATGTTCAAGCACTTGGTGAACAAGCCCTCTGAGGCCACTGTGAAAAAGATCATAATGAATGCTGTTGAGATTGAGCAG GAATTCCTCACACAGGCTCTGCCGGTGAAACTCATAGGGATGAACTGTGACCTGATGAAGCAGTACATCGAGTTTGTGGCTGACAGGCTAATGCTGGAGCTGGGTTTCAGCAAG ATCTACAGGGTGGAGAACCCCTTTGACTTCATGGAGAACATCTCCCTGGAGGGCAAGACCAACTTCTTTGAGAAGCGTGTTGGGGAGTACCAGCGGATGGGTGTGATGTCAGGCACTGTGGACAACACCTTCCGGCTGGATGCTGACTTCTGA
- the LOC118791792 gene encoding ribonucleoside-diphosphate reductase subunit M2 isoform X3, which produces MLTTRSPLSKKNENGVVSKMDRLSLTDKENTPPSLNTTRILASKTARKIFEDAEPKDVKKGSVEEEPLLRDNPRRFVIFPIQYHDIWQMYKKAEASFWTAEEVDLSKDLQHWESLKDEERYFISHVLAFFAASDGIVNENLVERFSQEVQVTEARCFYGFQIAMENIHSEMYSLLIDTYIKDPKEREYLFNAIETLPCVKKKADWALNWIGNMNAQYGERVVAFAAVEGIFFSGSFAAIFWLKKRGLMPGLTFSNELISRDEGLHCDFACLMFKHLVNKPSEATVKKIIMNAVEIEQEFLTQALPVKLIGMNCDLMKQYIEFVADRLMLELGFSKIYRVENPFDFMENISLEGKTNFFEKRVGEYQRMGVMSGTVDNTFRLDADF; this is translated from the exons ATGCTGACCACTCGCTCTCCTCTTTCCAAGAAAAACGAAAACGGCGTCGTTTCGAAAATGGACCGACTTTCGCTGACTGATAAAGAGAACACC CCACCCAGCCTCAACACTACCCGGATACTGGCTTCTAAAACGGCGCGGAAAATCTTTGAGGACGCAGAG CCAAAAGACGTCAAGAAAGGAAGCGTGGAAGAGGAGCCGCTTTTGAGAGACAACCCCCGCCGCTTCGTCATCTTCCCCATCCAGTACCACGACATCTGGCAGATGTATAAGAAAGCCGAGGCCTCCTTCTGGACGGCCGAGGAG GTTGACCTTTCCAAAGACCTGCAGCACTGGGAGTCCCTAAAGGATGAAGAGCGATACTTCATCTCCCACGTACTGGCGTTCTTCGCTGCCAGTGATGGCATCGTTAATGAGAACCTG GTGGAACGCTTCAGCCAGGAGGTTCAGGTGACGGAGGCGCGCTGTTTCTATGGTTTCCAAATTGCCATGGAGAACATACACTCAGAGATGTACAGCCTGCTCATCGACACGTACATCAAGGATCCCAAAGAGAG GGAATACCTTTTCAATGCCATCGAGACGTTGCCCTGTGTGAAGAAGAAGGCTGACTGGGCCCTAAACTGGATCGGGAACATGAACGCTCAGTACG GTGAGCGCGTGGTGGCCTTCGCTGCCGTTGAAGGAATCTTCTTCTCCGGATCGTTTGCCGCCATTTTCTGGCTGAAGAAGAGGGGTCTGATGCCTGGGCTCACCTTCTCCAACGAGCTGATCAGCAGAGACGAG GGTCTTCATTGTGACTTCGCCTGCCTCATGTTCAAGCACTTGGTGAACAAGCCCTCTGAGGCCACTGTGAAAAAGATCATAATGAATGCTGTTGAGATTGAGCAG GAATTCCTCACACAGGCTCTGCCGGTGAAACTCATAGGGATGAACTGTGACCTGATGAAGCAGTACATCGAGTTTGTGGCTGACAGGCTAATGCTGGAGCTGGGTTTCAGCAAG ATCTACAGGGTGGAGAACCCCTTTGACTTCATGGAGAACATCTCCCTGGAGGGCAAGACCAACTTCTTTGAGAAGCGTGTTGGGGAGTACCAGCGGATGGGTGTGATGTCAGGCACTGTGGACAACACCTTCCGGCTGGATGCTGACTTCTGA
- the LOC118791792 gene encoding ribonucleoside-diphosphate reductase subunit M2 isoform X1 has protein sequence MLTTRSPLSKKNENGVVSKMDRLSLTDKENTPPSLNTTRILASKTARKIFEDAEVKPKDVKKGSVEEEPLLRDNPRRFVIFPIQYHDIWQMYKKAEASFWTAEEVDLSKDLQHWESLKDEERYFISHVLAFFAASDGIVNENLVERFSQEVQVTEARCFYGFQIAMENIHSEMYSLLIDTYIKDPKEREYLFNAIETLPCVKKKADWALNWIGNMNAQYGERVVAFAAVEGIFFSGSFAAIFWLKKRGLMPGLTFSNELISRDEGLHCDFACLMFKHLVNKPSEATVKKIIMNAVEIEQEFLTQALPVKLIGMNCDLMKQYIEFVADRLMLELGFSKIYRVENPFDFMENISLEGKTNFFEKRVGEYQRMGVMSGTVDNTFRLDADF, from the exons ATGCTGACCACTCGCTCTCCTCTTTCCAAGAAAAACGAAAACGGCGTCGTTTCGAAAATGGACCGACTTTCGCTGACTGATAAAGAGAACACC CCACCCAGCCTCAACACTACCCGGATACTGGCTTCTAAAACGGCGCGGAAAATCTTTGAGGACGCAGAG gtTAAGCCAAAAGACGTCAAGAAAGGAAGCGTGGAAGAGGAGCCGCTTTTGAGAGACAACCCCCGCCGCTTCGTCATCTTCCCCATCCAGTACCACGACATCTGGCAGATGTATAAGAAAGCCGAGGCCTCCTTCTGGACGGCCGAGGAG GTTGACCTTTCCAAAGACCTGCAGCACTGGGAGTCCCTAAAGGATGAAGAGCGATACTTCATCTCCCACGTACTGGCGTTCTTCGCTGCCAGTGATGGCATCGTTAATGAGAACCTG GTGGAACGCTTCAGCCAGGAGGTTCAGGTGACGGAGGCGCGCTGTTTCTATGGTTTCCAAATTGCCATGGAGAACATACACTCAGAGATGTACAGCCTGCTCATCGACACGTACATCAAGGATCCCAAAGAGAG GGAATACCTTTTCAATGCCATCGAGACGTTGCCCTGTGTGAAGAAGAAGGCTGACTGGGCCCTAAACTGGATCGGGAACATGAACGCTCAGTACG GTGAGCGCGTGGTGGCCTTCGCTGCCGTTGAAGGAATCTTCTTCTCCGGATCGTTTGCCGCCATTTTCTGGCTGAAGAAGAGGGGTCTGATGCCTGGGCTCACCTTCTCCAACGAGCTGATCAGCAGAGACGAG GGTCTTCATTGTGACTTCGCCTGCCTCATGTTCAAGCACTTGGTGAACAAGCCCTCTGAGGCCACTGTGAAAAAGATCATAATGAATGCTGTTGAGATTGAGCAG GAATTCCTCACACAGGCTCTGCCGGTGAAACTCATAGGGATGAACTGTGACCTGATGAAGCAGTACATCGAGTTTGTGGCTGACAGGCTAATGCTGGAGCTGGGTTTCAGCAAG ATCTACAGGGTGGAGAACCCCTTTGACTTCATGGAGAACATCTCCCTGGAGGGCAAGACCAACTTCTTTGAGAAGCGTGTTGGGGAGTACCAGCGGATGGGTGTGATGTCAGGCACTGTGGACAACACCTTCCGGCTGGATGCTGACTTCTGA